The Rhododendron vialii isolate Sample 1 chromosome 8a, ASM3025357v1 genome has a window encoding:
- the LOC131299167 gene encoding uncharacterized protein LOC131299167 — translation MTNEERSNHPDKRHFMWYLPVIVSRQILGNPNLNDCDLKKLCDSYFGDANFTTDLSSCSMIYIPTNDGGNHWFCIKVDLGIQMAYIFDSKPATRSNLFCKRLTKKVMEALHRALRLQYRDLYKADVSKFNIANVERQPLQHEIDEWMILRGQGC, via the exons ATGACAAATGAGGAAAGGTCCAACCATCCAGACAAGCGCCACTTTATGTGGTATTTGCCGGTTATTGTATCG AGGCAAATATTAGGCAATCCCAACCTCAATGATTGTGATTTGAAGAAGTTATGTGATAGCTACTTTGGAGATGCAAATTTTACTACTGACCTTAGCTCATGCTCCATG ATATACATACCAACAAATGATGGTGGGAACCATTGGTTTTGCATCAAGGTAGACCTGGGCATCCAGATGGCTTACATTTTTGATTCAAAGCCGGCCACTCGATCCAATTTGTTCTGTAAGCGACTGACAAAAAAAGTG ATGGAGGCATTACATCGTGCCTTGCGGTTGCAATATAGAGACCTCTATAAGGCTGATGTCAGCAAGTTTAACATTGCTAATGTTGAAAGGCAACCTCTGCAGCATGAGATCGACGA atggaTGATACTGAGAGGCCAAGGTTGTTAA
- the LOC131299166 gene encoding ninja-family protein 1-like, whose amino-acid sequence MGEACKDGVNQLPVSESLLDLGLSLGGCYSQIPSAIPLTIRNPPLRGNPTRNDAVLTDFFAVSPPKKPTAAELEVRRVKAIQARKRFEAKKRLVEKQRRGGFGGGGCKEEKSPAAAESESAGWAIDSASRNNAFCRAMGKLQSNVGPSHSLRTQGAETSIPTKFPTISQPAFISMAKDNGKSLLANYRSDGKSPIPGSSLSTSAAMANKMANGKRLASSDSRPETEQYRKLKKGRVLPDGALMLNELFTQMPSVITTGNGPEGRKIEGFLFRYLETTVRIVCVCHGSFLSPEDFVKHAGGGEVRNPMKHITVLASPF is encoded by the exons ATGGGGGAAGCATGCAAAGATGGTGTCAACCAGCTTCCAGTTTCAGAGTCACTACTGGACCTCGGCCTCTCCTTAGGCGGCTGTTACAGCCAAATTCCCTCGGCGATCCCCCTGACTATCCGAAACCCGCCGCTCAGAGGAAACCCGACCCGAAACGACGCCGTGCTCACTGATTTCTTCGCTGTGTCGCCGCCGAAGAAGCCGACGGCGGCAGAGCTGGAGGTGAGGAGGGTGAAGGCAATTCAGGCGAGGAAGAGATTTGAGGCCAAGAAGAGGCTGGTGGAGAAGCAGAGGAGGGGAGGATTTGGCGGCGGCGGTTGTAAGGAGGAGAAGAGTCCGGCGGCGGCGGAGAGTGAATCTGCTGGTTGGGCAATCGACTCGGCTTCGAGGAACAATGCTTTTTGTCGAGCCATGGGGAAACTCCAGAGCAATGTGGGTCCATCTCACAGCCTAAGGACTCAAG GTGCTGAGACTTCAATTCCAACGAAATTTCCCACCATTTCCCAGCCCGCATTCATCTCTATGGCAAAGGACAATGGAAAATCACTCTTGGCCAATTACAGATCAGACGGAAAATCGCCTATACCCGGAAGCTCTCTATCGACCTCTGCGGCTATGGCCAATAAAATGGCAAATGGGAAACGACTCGCATCTTCTGACTCTCGCCCCGAAACTGAGCAATACCGAAAACTTAAGAAGGGGAGGGTCTTACCCGATGGTGCTCTAATGCTGAACGAACTGTTTACACAAATGCCTAGTGTTATCACTACCGGTAATGGTCCCGAGGGGAGGAAAATAGAGGGGTTTCTATTCAGGTACTTGGAAACAACAGTGAGGATCGTCTGCGTTTGCCACGGCAGCTTTCTCTCTCCCGAGGATTTTGTCAAGCATGCCGGTGGAGGCGAAGTGAGAAACCCCATGAAACACATCACTGTCTTGGCGTCGCCCTTTTAA